GCCTGCTTGGCCGTGCTGTCGCTGGCGATCGGCAACATCGTCGCCCTGGTGCAGAGCAACCTGAAGCGACTGCTGGCCTACTCGACCATCTCGCACATGGGTTACCTGCTGGTCGGCTTGGTCAATGCCAGTCCGGAGGGCTATGCCGCCGCGCTGTTCTACGCCATCAGCTACGCGCTGACCGGCGCCGCTGCTTTCGGCGTGATCCTGGCCCTGGCCCGTGCCGGTTTCGAGTGCGAAGAAATCGACGATCTCAAGGGGCTCAACCAGCGTTCGCCGTGGGCCGCGTTCCTGATGATGCTGGTGATGTTCTCGCTGGCTGGTGTGCCGCCGCTGTTCGGCTTCTTCGGCAAGCTGCTGGTGTTCCAGGCTGCAATCCACGCCGGCTTCATGTGGTTGGCCATCGTCGGTGCCGTGTTCGCCATCATCGGCCTCTACTACTACCTGCGCGTCGTCAAGGTGATGTACTTCGACAAGCCGGTGGAGGGCACTGAAATTCACCTGCAGAAGGACGTTTCAGTTCGCCTGGTGCTGTCGTTGAACGTACTGGCGTTGCTGGTGCTCGGTATCGTCTGGGGCCCGCTGTTTGGCTGGTGCCAGAGCGTTTTTGTCGGTTGAAAACCATCGTGACGACTGCATGTCGTCACGATGTCTTGTCAGTGAATGTGAAATTATTTTCGCGAAAAGGCTTGCAAGAATTCGGCCATCTCGCTATTATTTTCGGACTCTGATGCGGGGTGGAGCAGTCTGGCAGCTCGTCGGGCTCATAACCCGAAGGTCGTAGGTTCGAATCCTACCCCCGCTACCAGATCTTTCTTAGAACAAGAAAGCCTCCTCGTGAGGCTTTTTTGTTGGGCGCAAGGAAGCGTCGCACGTGCGTCACAAGCCGCTTAGATGCTGGCTGCGCCCCAGGTGCCCCGAAAGAGTCTGGATGGGTCGGGACATCGGCGAGACGCTCTTATTTGAGAGCATGGAATGGGCCGCTTGAGCCCATTTTTTGTTTCTGGCGATCGGTAACGGTAGACGAATCATGGATACGCAGGCACTGGCTCAACGCTTCACGGAAATTCTGGTCGATCTCGGGCTGGAGTGTATTGGCGTGGAGTTCACCCCGTCGCAGGGGCAGAGTACCCTGCGTGTCTACCTCGACATCGAGGGTCGCGAAATCAACGTGGAAGACTGCGAAGCGGCAAGTCGCGAGCTGTCGGCCATGCTGGATGTGGAAGATCCGATTCCTGGCCACTATGTGCTGGAAGTTTCCTCGCCAGGCATTGATCGCCCGCTGTTTACGGCGGCTCAGTTCGCCAAGGTAGCGGGTACAGACGTAAAGATTTTGCTGAAGGCGCCCCTGGAAGGACGCCGCCGCTTGCGCGGCAAGGTCATATCGGTGGAAGGCGAGCGAATTTCGCTGGAAGCAGAAGGCAAGACCTTCGAGTTCGACCATGACGCCGTAGAAAGCGCGCGCGTGGTGCCGGATTGGATGGCGCTCGGTTATCAGCCGCAGCCCAAGCCGGGAAGCAAGCCGGGCAAGAAGGCCACGAAGTAAATCAATCGAAACCGATGGGGCGCCGATGGCGTCTACGGAGTTGCTGCAATGAGCAAAGAGCTTTTGCTGGTGGTTGACGCGGTTGCCAATGAAAAAGGCGTGCCGCGTGAAGTGATTTTCCAGGCTATGGAAGCGGCGCTCGCGTCCGCGGCCAAGAAGCGCTATCCGGACGAAGATCCGGATATTCGCGTGGTCATCGACCGCCACAGCGGCGATTACGAGACCTTCCGCCGTTGGGAAATCATCGCCGACGACGGCGAGATGGAGTCGCCGTTCCACCAGGTCCGCCTGATGGATGCCGTCGACGAGCGCGAAGGCGCTGAGATCGGCGAGTACATCGAAGCACAGGTCGAAAACGCCGAGTTCGGCCGCATCGCCGCACAGGCCGCCAAGCAGGTGATCGTGCAGCGCGTTCGCGAAGCCGAGCGCATGCAGGTGGTGGACGCCTTCCGCGAACGCGTGGGCGAGCTGGTCACCGGCATCGTCAAGCGCGTCGAGCGCGGCAACGTCTACCTCGACCTGGGCAGCAACGCCGAAGCCTTCATTCCGCGCGACCGAACCATTCCGCGCGAGTCGGCCCGTGTCGGTGATCGCGTCCGCGGTTACCTCTACGAGGTACGCTCGGAAGCCCGCGGCCCGCAGCTGTTCGTGTCCCGCGCCGCGCCGGAATTCATGATTGAGCTGTTCAAGCTCGAAGTGCCGGAAGTCGGTCAGGGCCTGGTGGAGATCAAGGGTTGTGCCCGCGATCCGGGTGACCGCGCCAAGATCGCCGTGGTCGCGCATGACTCACGCACCGACCCCATCGGCGCCTGCATCGGTATGCGCGGTTCGCGCGTGCAGGCCGTGTCCAACGAGCTCAATGGCGAGCGCGTGGACATCATCCTGTGGCATGAAAACCAGGCCCAGTACGTCATCAACGCGATGGCGCCTGCAGAAGTGCAGTCCATCATCATGGACGAGGAAAAGCACTCCATGGACATCGCTGTGGCTGAGGACAAGCTGTCCCAGGCCATCGGTCGCGGTGGCCAGAACGTGCGCCTTGCCAGCAAGCTCACCGGCTGGCAACTCAACGTGATGACGCAGGACCAGGTCGCCGCCAAGAGCGAGGCCGAGCAGGAATCGGCACGCCAGTTGTTCATGGACAAGCTGGAAGTGGACCAGGAGATCGCAAGCATCCTGGTGCAGGAAGGTTTCTCCAGCGTCGAGGAAATCGCCTATGTGCCCAGCGCTGAACTGCTGGCCGTGGAAGGCTTCGACGAAGACATTGTGGAAGAGCTCCGCGCCCGCGCCCGCGACGCGCTGCTGACCGAA
This genomic window from Dyella terrae contains:
- the rimP gene encoding ribosome maturation factor RimP, producing the protein MDTQALAQRFTEILVDLGLECIGVEFTPSQGQSTLRVYLDIEGREINVEDCEAASRELSAMLDVEDPIPGHYVLEVSSPGIDRPLFTAAQFAKVAGTDVKILLKAPLEGRRRLRGKVISVEGERISLEAEGKTFEFDHDAVESARVVPDWMALGYQPQPKPGSKPGKKATK